A genome region from Pseudomonas sp. N3-W includes the following:
- a CDS encoding phosphoheptose isomerase, whose protein sequence is MDMQSRIRQLFQASIDTKQMAMDVLAPHIEQASQVMVNALLNEGKMLSCGNGGSAGDAQHFSSELLNRFERERPSLPAIALTTDSSTITSIANDYSYNEIFSKQIRALGQPGDVLLAISTSGNSANIIQAIQAAHDREMIVVALTGRDGGGMASLLLPEDVEIRVPANVTARIQEVHLLAIHCLCDLIDSQLFGSEE, encoded by the coding sequence ATGGACATGCAATCCCGAATTCGCCAGCTTTTCCAGGCCAGTATCGACACCAAGCAAATGGCGATGGACGTACTTGCACCGCACATCGAGCAAGCCAGCCAGGTGATGGTCAACGCCCTGCTCAACGAGGGTAAAATGTTGTCCTGTGGCAACGGCGGCTCTGCTGGCGATGCCCAGCATTTCTCTTCGGAACTGCTCAACCGCTTCGAACGCGAGCGCCCGAGCCTGCCAGCCATCGCACTGACCACCGACAGCTCGACGATCACCTCGATCGCCAACGACTACAGCTACAACGAAATCTTTTCCAAACAGATTCGCGCCCTCGGCCAGCCAGGTGACGTGTTGCTGGCGATTTCCACCAGCGGCAACTCGGCGAACATTATTCAGGCGATCCAGGCCGCACATGATCGCGAAATGATTGTCGTAGCCTTGACCGGCCGCGATGGCGGCGGCATGGCGTCACTGCTGTTGCCCGAGGACGTGGAAATTCGCGTACCGGCCAACGTCACCGCACGTATTCAGGAAGTTCACCTGCTGGCGATCCACTGCCTTTGCGACTTGATCGACAGCCAACTGTTCGGGAGTGAAGA